DNA from Candidatus Methylomirabilota bacterium:
GGGAGGGCAACCTGTTTGCCGCCGGCCCGGGCGGCGTCTACGTGCTCGGGCCCGACGGCGCTCACCTGGGCAGCATCGAGATCGGCTCGGCCACCGGCAACGTGGCCTGGGGAGAGGATGGCCACGCGCTCTTCATCACGGCCGGGCCGGTGGTGTACCGGGTGCGGCTGACCACGCGAGGGCTGGGATTCTGACGGGGGCTGGGGCTTGGAGCCTGGGATGCGCACCGCCGTTCCAGGCCGGCGTGTCTCACGAGCGGGACGCGTTCATGGAATACATGGGACTGCATCGGTCGGGTCAGCGGCGATCTCGCCTCCGTCTCTGTCGCAGGTGCGGCCGGTGACGCGCCGGGCCCAGCCCGGGGGCGGCCGCTCCAGGCCCGGCCGGGACACCGGCACGCCCTGGCGAACCCCGGGCCCGGGTTCCCGTGTCCAACAACGAGGGGGTGGGGAAGTAGTGATGACCGGCGAGGCGCAACGCCTGCTAGAAGCCCGCGAGCGCACGGCTCACTGGAAGCGGTGGGGTCCGTACCTCTCGGAGCGGCAATGGGGCACGGTCCGTGAAGACTACAGCGCGTGGGGCACCGCCTGGGAGTCGCTGCCCCACGATCACGCCCGATCCCGCGCCTACCGGTGGGGGGAGGACGGGCTGCTCGGCATCTCGGACAACCATCAGCGGCTCTGCTTCGCGCTGGCCCTGTGGAACGGCCGCGACCCGATGCTCAAGGAACGTTTGTTCGGCCTCACCGGTAACGAGGGGAACCACGGCGAGGACGTCAAGGAGTACTACTTCTATCTCGACTCGACGCCCACCCACTCCTACATGCG
Protein-coding regions in this window:
- a CDS encoding glucosidase; translated protein: MTGEAQRLLEARERTAHWKRWGPYLSERQWGTVREDYSAWGTAWESLPHDHARSRAYRWGEDGLLGISDNHQRLCFALALWNGRDPMLKERLFGLTGNEGNHGEDVKEYYFYLDSTPTHSYMRGLYKYPQAAFPYGRLVEENRLRDRRAPEFELIDCGVFDEDRYFD